CCCCCATCAAAATTACCAATGTCTCTAACCGAGACAGCGCCTCCCAATCTAAAGCGTCGAGATCGTGGGCAGTAAACACAGCAAAGCAACGGCTCAAAACCGGATCTGTTAGGGGAATGCCTGCGAAAAGAGGTGCTGCTAAGGCAGACGATATTCCTGGTACAACTTCAAATTCACAACCATTCGCTGTCAAAGCTGCCATTTCCGAATTACAGCGACCAAAAATAAACGGATCACCACTTTTGAGTCGGACTACTTGTTTACCCTGCTGACAGTATTTAACTAGTAAATGATTAATTTCTGCTTGTGGTGTGCTGGGTTTGCCGCCACGCTTACCTACATCTAATTTTAAGCAATCGGCTGGTACTAACTGCAATAACTCCCCATCGATCAGGGCATCGTAAATCAAAACTTGAGCGATCGCTAACAGGTTGTATGCCTTCACCGTTAGGTATGCCACATTTCCCAATCCTGCACCCACGAGGTAAACTTTACCTTTTTGATTTGTCATGTTTATACGGCATTCCCAACCTGCCTTGTACGGTCTACTGTACTTTAATGATTAAGTCAATATATTGCAAAAACTTGTTATAAATTGTTATATTTCTTTACAAGAAGTAATCAAAGGGGAAACATCATGGTAAAAAGCTTTACAATCAACGAACGCGGTCAACTCAACAACTACGCCCTTGAACCAAAAGTTTATGTTGAGGCAACTCCCCGCACAGGTTTTACCGAATATGCCGAAAAGCTGAATGGACGATTAGCAATGATTGGTTTTGTCTCACTGATAGCTTTAGAAGTTTTCACCGGACACGGCGTGATTGGATGGCTGACTAACCTGTAATAGTTTTTTGAAATTTTGAAATTTAGATTTTGGATTGGAGAAACATATGAAAACTGACTTTAACTACCCCAACAAAGACTTACTTGGTCCTGTTGTATTTAGACCTGATTTCAATAACTTTGAGAAAATCAATCTCAATCAAGCTTGGTCGTTATTTTTCACCGCAGGTAAAGAAGACAAAGTACTAGGTCAAGAAATTGAACTAGGTAGATTTTTCACCAACTTGTTGATTGCAATTGGAATCAGTGGCAGTCTGTGGGCGATCTACTTCAATCACATTATGTAAAGAGGTCGTGTGTCAAATTTAAGAGAAAAATTAGAAGTTTTGGTCTTCAAAACCAAGACTTCTTTTTACATTTTTACGCTTGAACAACATATACTATCTGCTCGTGTTGGTAATTGGTAATTGGCGTATTACCTAATAGTTGCGATCGCAGTAGGAATATAAGGTAACTATCCAGCTTTGATATGAGTTAAAGCTATGGTCGAAATACCAGCGACAAAACCCATCTGTGTAGGCTACACCGCAGCCGCTCTTAAGGACGTCTACATCCGTGTTCATCTGTGTACATCGGTGTTCGTAATTATTGTCCCTGCGACTTCGCCACAATCTTAAAAAACTCGTAGACGCGCTTTGCGCAGCTTCCCGTAGGGTACACAGTGCAAGGCGATACACACCGATGAAATTTGATGTGCTAAAATTTTTGAATATATTGGGGCTTTTCGTGATTTTTTGAAAATTTTCGCTCCCAGCCAGTTTTCATCCAAAGAATTAAACATCACGTGACGCTGAAGAAATCTGTTGCAATAGCTGCTTAATTTTTTCAGCTTGATCAACTCGACGCTGCTTTTGTAATAAATCTTGGGCTTGTTGCAAAACCGTAATAGCTTCTTGTAGTTTTTGTTGTTGCATCAAAGCTTGAGCTAAGCGTAAATAAGCATCGACTTTTTTGGGCGCGCGCTTAATTACATCTTGAAATTCAACAATTGCGGCTTCAACTTTACCTTGTTGGATAAGTACATCACCCAACAGTAAATGTACAACATCATTAGTAGAGTTAATCGCAATTACCTGACGAAAAGCTGCTTCTGCACCCGGAAAATCTTTTTGTTGGTAAAGGTTAATTCCTGTTTGAAAATATTTGTCGGTAATGAGAGTTCTTCTTGCCAAAAAAATCAGAATAGATAAACTAATTAACACTATAAATGTAGCTACGAAGTTACTGGTTTGAGATAATTCCATTTTTATTGCTCACCCTATCCTAGTTTGGGTATATATCCCTCGCAAACTAGTTTATACTGTGGCACTCATGATTGGAATTTTGATGATAAACTCAGTTCCTTTACCTGGTTGAGAATTAACTACTAATTCACCATTGTGTTTTTCCACAACTATTTGATGGGCAATCGATAAGCCAAGTCCTGTACCTTTGCCAACAGGTTTTGTGGTAAACAAAGGTTCAAATAGCCTTTGTTGGATAGGTTCAGGAATACCCATGCCATTGTCAGCAATTCTAATGACAGCCCATTGCTCAGTATCTACCTCTGTTGTAATTTGAATCTGAGGAATAGAATCGCTAATTTTGCCTTGGGTGATCGCTTCATCAAGGGCGTCAATTGCGTTTGCCAGAATGTTCATAAATACTTGATTCATCTGGCCGATATAGCAGTTTACCTCTGGCAAGTCGCCATAATTTCTGATAACTTCAATGGACGGACGATCGCTATTACCCTTGAGGCGATGTTGCAAAATCATCAACGTACTATCAAGTCCTTCGTGTAAATCCGCAGGCGTTTTGAGAGCAGAATCCGAACGACAGAAAGTGCGTAGTGATGTAGAAATATTTTCAATGCGTTCAGATCCTACCTTGAGTGATTCTAAGATTTTGAACATATCTTCAAGAACAAAATCCAAATCTAATCTCTCAATAGCAGTGGTGATTCTACTTGTCGGGTTGGGATACTCTTGTTGATACAGTTGGATAATTTCGCTAACTCCGGCGATGTATTCTTCTAAAGGCGGGAGATTGCTAGCGATAAAACTGATAGGATTATTGATTTCGTGGGCAACACCAGCAATTAACTCTCCCAAAGTTGATAGTTTTTCTTGTTGCACCAATTGCACTTGAGCTTTTTTTAAGGTAGCAGTGCGATCGCTGACTTGTTGTTCTAAAGATTCAGTTAGTTGTTTTAATCGCAAATGCACACGTACCCTAGCAATCACTTCTTCCTGGGCAAACGGTTTGGGGATGTAGTCTACTGCCCCAAGGGCAAAGCCCTTAGTTTTGCTTTCGATATCATTTAAGGCAGTGGTGAAAATAATGGGAATATTTTGGCTAACAGGATTGGCTTTGAGGCGACGACAGGTTTCAAATCCGTCAATCCCCGGCATTTGTACATCCAGTAAAATTAACTCTGGTTGATTTCGTTCGACTTGAGCGATCGCACTTTCTCCATCGACTGCAACACGAAAACGAAACCCCTCACTATTGAGGGCTTCGCATAAAACAGATAAATTTGTCGGATTATCATCCACAATTAAAATAAATCCGGTATTTGAGGTGTTTGGCATGATGGATTTAAAAGTGAAATTTACCTCTAATTAATTAATATGTTGTTTAATAAAATTTTCTAAACGTTTGAGTTGGAAATTGCTAGCCAGTTGCGTAATTTGCTGAGCAAAAGTTGTCAATTTCTCATCAGATGTAGAAACTTGCTGAGCTATTTCTAAAATTCTTTGAATATCACCGTCTTGGGATAATTCCAGTAACTGTAGTAAAACCTCCTTGGCAGGAAGAGTCATCTCAACAGGATAATCCAGATTCGCTACATTGGTTTTTTTAATTTTGTCCATCTTATTGTCATAAATCCATTTCAGTTGTAAATATTGTCGCAGCAGTTCTAACAACACCTCAGCTTCTATAGGCTTTGGTAGAAACGCATCTGCACCTGCTTCAATACTTTTATACTGATCAGTTGCAAACACACTGGCTGAAGAAGCAATCACAGCAATCTCTTTGCAGGGATACGACTGACGCAAACGTTTGATCAACTCAAATCCATCCATCACTGGCATGATTAAATCGGTGATGATTAAGTCTGGTTTGTGGACAATTGCTTTTTCCCATCCTTGGTGTCCGTCACTTGCTTCTACAACATTAAACCCAACTGGTTCTAGTAAATTTACAACAACTGATCGGTTTTCCCATTTGTCATCCACAATTAAAATCGTGCGCCTTTGCCCTTGATAATCAATAATTGTTCCCTGTTCTACCACTCGAGAAACCTTTGCCCAATCTTGGGCTTCTGGTAACTCCACCTCAAACCAGAAAGTGCTACCTTTACCAAATTCACTTTTTACTTGAATTTGACTACCCATCAAACTCACAATTTTTTGACTGATTGCTAATCCCAAGCCAGTACCTTCAATTTGTCGTTTCTGATTTCCCACTTGTTCAAAGGGTAGAAAAATTTTCTCGATTTGTTTAGAGGCGATACCCACACCTGTATCTGTGACTTCAAAGCGAATTTTGTAATTGGTAATTGGTAATTGCTTTGGTTTTTCTGCCTTTCCTATTACCTCTACTGTGAAAGTGACGTTACCTTGCTCAGTAAATTTAACCGCATTACCAAGTAAATTGATCAATACCTGACGCAAGCGTTTTTCATCAGCACGAATACCTGTGGGTAAATTAGGATCAAGTTGAGCATCAAACCCAATGACTTTTTGTTGTGCCCGGATGCGACAAATTTCAATCACATTGTCTAAAAACGCAGGCAAGTAAAAATCAATAGGATTTAATTCTAGTTTTCGGGCTTCAATTTTGGAGAGATCCAGAACATCATTAATGAGAGTTAACAGATGAGAACCGCATTGGTAAATAATACCAACTCCTTTGCGTCCTTTCTCAGTTAAAGGTTCCGTGCGTTGGAGGATTTGCGCGTAGCCTAAAATACCGTTAAGGGGTGTACGTAACTCATGACTCATATTGGCGAGAAATTCGCTCTTGGCTTGGCTGGAATTTTTCGCAGTTTCTTCTGCTTGGCGTAGTTCTTGCTCAATCCGCTTACGCTGCACGATTTCACTGCTGAGTACTCGGTTAATAGCTTCTAACTGAGCAGGGCTAGGTAATGTTAAGGCTTGAGGCATGAGATCAACTAATGCAAATGCCGTGTATATGGAAATAATGGCAGTTACAGCCTTTAAAAAACCAGCGATCCAGTAATTAGGATGCCAAAGCGTCCAGATGTCCATTAAATGTCCAGTACCACAGGCAATAATAAAAGCACCAAATAGCAGAAAGACTCCGTGGAAAGGAACGTCTTTGCGCTTATAAATAAAGTAGATAAGTAAAAGGGGAATAGAATAATAGGCGAGGGCGATGGTTCCATCAGAAATGATGTGCAGCCAAACTAGTCCAGTTTTCCAGAGATAGCAATGTCCATGAGGGACAAAAGCATTAGATTGGAAAGGATGATTTAAAAATTTCAACATCATATTAAAGGTTGCTGGATTTCCAAAACATGCCTACAACCCTAGATTTCCAGATCATAAAATAGGGAACGCGATCGCATTTTTTTATATGTGTATGAGTTTGTATAGACAAATATCATATATTTTCTGCGATCAAACAAAACTAACCTAAGCCAAAACACAAGCAATAGGGAAAATTAGATACTCTATAAAAAAGAGCTTCCAAATAAATTGGTAGAAACGGGCAATAGCATTTTTATCCTGTAAATCTACTCTCCGGCTACGCCACCACATCACACCTAGTGCTACTAAATGAGTAAGTACTAAAAATAGAGAACTAACTTCAGCTAGGCGTAGTAAGCCAACTAAAATCATGCTGATATAACATACACTCAATACCCAAAGGGCAAGATTAAATACTGCTTGCTTACCAAGTTGAATCGTGAAAGTAGTAATATTGTACTGGAGGTCGCCTTCCATATCTGGGATATCTTTAAAAATAGCGATCGCAAACGTAAATATCAAAATAAAAATTGTTAATACCCATACTGCTGCTGGAATAACTGGAATCAAATTATTTTGTCTCAACACCCAACTAAAATGTAAAAACAAACCTAAGTTAACAATCGCCCCCCGCACAGAAAAAATGCATAATGCCGCCCAAAAAGGAAATCTTTTCAAACGAATTGGCGGCAAAGAATAAGCTGTACCAATTGCTAAACTGATTGTCACCATCCCCAATAAAAATGGCCCGCCTAACCAAGCAATTGCCAGTGCCAAAACACCAGTAATTGCCACAATTACTTTTCCTGTTTGTTGAGAAAATTCTCCCGAAGCAATGGGTAAATGTGGTTTATTGATTTTATCAATGGCTACATCTTCTAGTTGATTCAACCCCACAATATAAACATTGCCGCATAAACAAGCAAGCCACGCTAGCAAAATTGGGGATAGAGAAAAACTGCCATTACTAATAGCAAAAGCAACTAAATATAACCCCACTACACTTAAACTTGTGCCAATAATTGTATGCGGACGAGAGAATTTCCAAAAAGCATAAAGCCAAGTACTCGGAGAATTTGATTGTGAAACTTGATTCATAAAATTTATTGGTGGTTGATGGTTAGTTGTTGGTTGTTGTTAGTGGTTAGTGGGTAGAGACGCGATGTTCCTCGCGTCTGTACATTAATAGTTAGTAGTTAGTTGGTGGTTGTTAGTTGTTAACCATCCCCCTTGTCCCCCTTCCCTTGTCCTCTCACACTCGCCACACTCCCCATCACCCTATATCCCCACCTTCCTTCTCCCCACACAATAACCCAAATCGAATTAACCCACGTTCGTAACCGCGCTGCATCAACCCCAAAGATAAGGCCCCAACAATCGTACTCCAACCTGATCGCAGTAAGCCAAAGATCGCTTTGGGAGTAAATGCCGAATCAATCACCACATTCCAAAAAGGTGCTACCGCTTCTGACCAATCAGCAGTGCGGGTATTTTTTAAACCTAATTGCTTAGCGATCGCTTCATACTCTGGCAAAGAAATCACATAGGGCAAGCAATATACCTGATAAATTTTTGCTAAATGCTGCTGTTCATCTGTCGTCAGTGGCGACTCATCTGTAGGTCGATGACACCAAGTCACCATAATCAGCTTTCCACCCGGTTTCAACACCCGATAGCACTCTTGCATGAACTTGGTTTTATCAGGCATATGTTCGCCACTTTCTAGCGACCATACCAAGTCAAAATAATTGTCAGCAAAGGGCATTTCTAGAGCGTTGACCACTAGAAAATTAGTTTGGGTACTCAAATTAAACTCACTAGCCCTTTCCTTGGCTCTAGCAGCTTGCACAGGACTCAAAGTAATACCAGTTGCCCTAGCATGAAACTTTGCTGCTAAGTATAAGGAACTACCACCAATTCCACAACCCACATCCAAAATATTTTCAGCTTGCTGTACATCTGCCCAATTGAGGATCTCTTCAATTAAATCAATTTGTGCCTGGCGACGGTTTTTTTTCTCTGTACCATCTACACCATAGTAACCGTGGTGCATATGTTCACCCCAGATTTCTTCCCATAAACCGGAAGAAGCATCGTAAAATTCCTGAATTTGCTTGTAAAGAGTTGCGCTCATGGATAAAGCAGAGTTTAACAGTTATCAGTTAGAGACGCGATGAATCGCGTCTGTACAGTTATCAGTTTTATTACTGGGTATAAATTCCCTAGCAATTAGACTAAAATACGTTGGTAGCGCGGACTTTGACTTCCACCGTACGCCTGATAACTATTCACTGAATTTAAATACACATACTCGTAGGCTACCATGTGTGTTTTTAATTAAATAAGGGTGTTTTTGCTTTTAGGCAGTTATCATCCTGCGAGCAATCCCTAATTCTGTTTGTTTTTTTACTTAAATATGACTGTTTCTCGGACAATTTGTTTGGGATTTCTGGCAGTAATCGCAGTAGGAACTATCCTGCTAATGATGCCTTTTTCTACCAGTAGTGGTGAATGGAATGACCCCATAGTTGCCTTATTTACCTCAACTTCAGCAGTTTGTGTGACTGGATTAGGAGTAGTTGATACTGGTACTTATTTTTCTTTTTGGGGTCAGTTATTTATCGTACTATTGGTTCAGATTGGTGGGTTGGGTTACATGACAACCACCACCTTTTTGATTCTGCTGATTGGACGTAAATTTGACCTCCGCCAAAAAATTGCCATTCAACAAGCTTTAGATCGTCCGGGAATGAGCGGTAGTACTCAAATTATTCGCTCAATTATTGCTATGACATTGATTTTTGAAATCACAGGGATATTTTTACTTTTGCCAGCTTTTGTCTCCGATTATGGATGGCAACAAGGACTGTGGTTAGCAATTTTTCATAGTATTAATTCTTGGAATAATGCCGGTTTTAGTTTGTTTAAAGATAGCTTTATTGGTTATCAATCTTCTATTTTAGTTGTGTTGACAGTTACAGGTTTAATCATTATTGGTGGTATTGGTTATCAAGTCATTTTAGAAACTTTTCTGTGGATACGCGATCGTATCCGCAACAAACAAGAAAAACTCTTGTTTTCCCTGGATTTTAAAGTTGCAATTAGTACAACAATTGTGCTTTTAATTGTGG
Above is a genomic segment from Fischerella sp. JS2 containing:
- a CDS encoding TrkH family potassium uptake protein, coding for MTVSRTICLGFLAVIAVGTILLMMPFSTSSGEWNDPIVALFTSTSAVCVTGLGVVDTGTYFSFWGQLFIVLLVQIGGLGYMTTTTFLILLIGRKFDLRQKIAIQQALDRPGMSGSTQIIRSIIAMTLIFEITGIFLLLPAFVSDYGWQQGLWLAIFHSINSWNNAGFSLFKDSFIGYQSSILVVLTVTGLIIIGGIGYQVILETFLWIRDRIRNKQEKLLFSLDFKVAISTTIVLLIVGTIAFFFVELRNPQTFANLNFFNKFLVAWFQSVTTRTAGFNTIDISKMTTAGLFITIALMFIGASPGGTGGGIKTTTLRVLTSCTQAILRGKEEVILYERRIALSLVLKAVGVLIGSVGTVILSIILITLTDPKLDFIQILFEVVSAFATVGLSTGITGTVSTAAKLILIVTMYVGRVGVLLLMSAILGDPRPSRIHYPEENLLVG
- a CDS encoding high light inducible protein — its product is MVKSFTINERGQLNNYALEPKVYVEATPRTGFTEYAEKLNGRLAMIGFVSLIALEVFTGHGVIGWLTNL
- a CDS encoding tetratricopeptide repeat protein, with product MELSQTSNFVATFIVLISLSILIFLARRTLITDKYFQTGINLYQQKDFPGAEAAFRQVIAINSTNDVVHLLLGDVLIQQGKVEAAIVEFQDVIKRAPKKVDAYLRLAQALMQQQKLQEAITVLQQAQDLLQKQRRVDQAEKIKQLLQQISSASRDV
- a CDS encoding methyltransferase domain-containing protein translates to MSATLYKQIQEFYDASSGLWEEIWGEHMHHGYYGVDGTEKKNRRQAQIDLIEEILNWADVQQAENILDVGCGIGGSSLYLAAKFHARATGITLSPVQAARAKERASEFNLSTQTNFLVVNALEMPFADNYFDLVWSLESGEHMPDKTKFMQECYRVLKPGGKLIMVTWCHRPTDESPLTTDEQQHLAKIYQVYCLPYVISLPEYEAIAKQLGLKNTRTADWSEAVAPFWNVVIDSAFTPKAIFGLLRSGWSTIVGALSLGLMQRGYERGLIRFGLLCGEKEGGDIG
- a CDS encoding homogentisate phytyltransferase, which produces MNQVSQSNSPSTWLYAFWKFSRPHTIIGTSLSVVGLYLVAFAISNGSFSLSPILLAWLACLCGNVYIVGLNQLEDVAIDKINKPHLPIASGEFSQQTGKVIVAITGVLALAIAWLGGPFLLGMVTISLAIGTAYSLPPIRLKRFPFWAALCIFSVRGAIVNLGLFLHFSWVLRQNNLIPVIPAAVWVLTIFILIFTFAIAIFKDIPDMEGDLQYNITTFTIQLGKQAVFNLALWVLSVCYISMILVGLLRLAEVSSLFLVLTHLVALGVMWWRSRRVDLQDKNAIARFYQFIWKLFFIEYLIFPIACVLA
- a CDS encoding sensor histidine kinase, encoding MPNTSNTGFILIVDDNPTNLSVLCEALNSEGFRFRVAVDGESAIAQVERNQPELILLDVQMPGIDGFETCRRLKANPVSQNIPIIFTTALNDIESKTKGFALGAVDYIPKPFAQEEVIARVRVHLRLKQLTESLEQQVSDRTATLKKAQVQLVQQEKLSTLGELIAGVAHEINNPISFIASNLPPLEEYIAGVSEIIQLYQQEYPNPTSRITTAIERLDLDFVLEDMFKILESLKVGSERIENISTSLRTFCRSDSALKTPADLHEGLDSTLMILQHRLKGNSDRPSIEVIRNYGDLPEVNCYIGQMNQVFMNILANAIDALDEAITQGKISDSIPQIQITTEVDTEQWAVIRIADNGMGIPEPIQQRLFEPLFTTKPVGKGTGLGLSIAHQIVVEKHNGELVVNSQPGKGTEFIIKIPIMSATV
- a CDS encoding ATP-binding protein, giving the protein MLKFLNHPFQSNAFVPHGHCYLWKTGLVWLHIISDGTIALAYYSIPLLLIYFIYKRKDVPFHGVFLLFGAFIIACGTGHLMDIWTLWHPNYWIAGFLKAVTAIISIYTAFALVDLMPQALTLPSPAQLEAINRVLSSEIVQRKRIEQELRQAEETAKNSSQAKSEFLANMSHELRTPLNGILGYAQILQRTEPLTEKGRKGVGIIYQCGSHLLTLINDVLDLSKIEARKLELNPIDFYLPAFLDNVIEICRIRAQQKVIGFDAQLDPNLPTGIRADEKRLRQVLINLLGNAVKFTEQGNVTFTVEVIGKAEKPKQLPITNYKIRFEVTDTGVGIASKQIEKIFLPFEQVGNQKRQIEGTGLGLAISQKIVSLMGSQIQVKSEFGKGSTFWFEVELPEAQDWAKVSRVVEQGTIIDYQGQRRTILIVDDKWENRSVVVNLLEPVGFNVVEASDGHQGWEKAIVHKPDLIITDLIMPVMDGFELIKRLRQSYPCKEIAVIASSASVFATDQYKSIEAGADAFLPKPIEAEVLLELLRQYLQLKWIYDNKMDKIKKTNVANLDYPVEMTLPAKEVLLQLLELSQDGDIQRILEIAQQVSTSDEKLTTFAQQITQLASNFQLKRLENFIKQHIN